Genomic DNA from Frondihabitans sp. PAMC 28766:
AAGTCCTGCCTGCCGGCCAGATCCCCCCGAACCCCAGCGAACTGCTCGGGTCACGCGGCATGCAGGCGCTCCTCGAGACAGCGGCCGGGCTCTACGAGTACGTGCTGATCGATACGCCGCCGCTGCTGCCGGTGACCGATGCGGCAGTCCTCAGCAAGCTGACGAACGGCGTCATCCTGGTCACAGCCGCGGGTCGATCCCGGCGCCCGCAGGTCGAAAGGGCTTCTGCCGCTCTCGCCAACATCGGCACGCAGGTCCTCGGCGTCGTCGTGACGATGCTGCCCACACGCGGCCGCGCCGGCTACGCGAACGACGTCTACGGCTTCGACTACCGCCCCCTGGCTGACGAGCCCTCCGGCCGGCGGCGACGCGCGACCTCACCTGCGAAATCCCTCTCGCCGAGAAAGGTTCAGCCATGATCCCCTCATCGACACCTTTCGTCATCACCATGGTGTGCACGGGCAATCTCTGCCGATCACCTCTGGCCGAGCGTGTCCTGCAGAGCCGACTGGCAGGCTTCTCCGACGTCGCTGTGACGAGCGGCGGCATCGATGCCGCTGTCGGCGCCGTCCTTCCCGATCCTGCTGTCCAAGCTGCGCGCGGTCAGGGTGTCGACGTCTCCGGCCACCTGCCTCGTACCTTCGGCGACGACGATCTCGCGAGGTCGGGCCTGGTTCTCGCGCTGGCCCGCGAGCATCGAAAAGCCGTGGTGACGATGCACGCCCGCGCCAGCCGCCGAACCTTCACGCTGATCGAGTTCGGTCGACTCGCCGACGAGGTCACGGACGACGAATTGGTCGCCATCGCCGACGTCCCCCACGCCGACGCCCCAGCGCGCCTTCAGAAGGCGGTGACTCTCGTGGCGTCGCTGCGCGGCCACCTCCCGGTGACGAAGTCTGCGGCGGCGTGGGACGTCGCCGACCCCTACCGCGGCACCGCCAGCGAGTACGAGCGAGCCGCTCGCGAGATCGCGCGCGCCTCCGAGCAGACGGCTCGCCTGATCGCCCGCGCCCTCGCGGTCTGACTCGAGCGAGGTTCGGCCTAAGCCCTGCCTGCGGCCGTGCCGTCTCGCTCGACGATGTCGCAGAAACGCCAGGCCAGTTCATCGAGCGAATATCGGCCGCGACCGAGTTCGGCTGCTGACCGAATCGCTGCGGCCACACCTGCTTCGTCGCCCACGAAGTCTCCCAGTTGCCGCGCGGCGAGTGCGGCGTCCCGGCTCAGGCGGAGGCCTGCACCCGTCTCGGCGAGAACCTCGGCCTGCCACCCACCGTGGTTGATCACCATGGGCGTCTGGGCCGCCAGGCTGTCGAAGAACTTATTGGCGCTGTTCGCCTCCAACTCGGGCACGTCGATGACGAACGAGAATGCCACGGTCGCCGCCGCAAGGACGTCGGGCAGCTGCCGCTTCGAGACCGGTTCGAACAGATGCAGGTTGTCGCCGAGAACTCCGCTCGCGAGCGCGCGAGCACGTACGGCGTCTTTCTCCGGCCCGTCGCCGATGGCGACGAACGCGAGGTCGCTTCCCTGCGCCCGACTGGCAGTCGCGAGATCGACGAGGAATGAGAGCCCGTTGACGTAGCCGAACGTGCCGCAGTAGACCGCGAGCTTCCGACCGATGAGCTCGGGATGATCGGCCAACCACCGCTCTGACTCGGCGCGCGCCGGATCGAAGGCCGCCACGTCGGCGATGTTCGTCACCACCGCGACGCGATCGCGCGGCTTTCCGGCCCGGACGACCGCCTCGGCCATGTCGGCCGAGAGGGCGACCACCGTCGACGCCCGACGATAGGCAACTCGCTC
This window encodes:
- a CDS encoding glycosyltransferase family 4 protein, whose amino-acid sequence is MRIVYLHQHFRTPSQNGGVRSFQFASALAARGHDVQVVTSSSGPRGPRLERIEGFTVHRLPVDYDGRMSYRRRLAAFAAFAVRSSTVARRLKADVVIATSTPLTIAIPGIVASFGRRCPMVFEVRDAWPDVPIALGALTNPLLKGAARLLERVAYRRASTVVALSADMAEAVVRAGKPRDRVAVVTNIADVAAFDPARAESERWLADHPELIGRKLAVYCGTFGYVNGLSFLVDLATASRAQGSDLAFVAIGDGPEKDAVRARALASGVLGDNLHLFEPVSKRQLPDVLAAATVAFSFVIDVPELEANSANKFFDSLAAQTPMVINHGGWQAEVLAETGAGLRLSRDAALAARQLGDFVGDEAGVAAAIRSAAELGRGRYSLDELAWRFCDIVERDGTAAGRA